Proteins encoded in a region of the Streptomyces sp. NBC_00258 genome:
- a CDS encoding GTP-binding protein: MVSEHSDATSGETALALKVLVAGGFGVGKTTLVGAVSEIRPLRTEELLSEAGQSVDDTDGVDQKVTTTVAMDFGRITIRSGLSLYLFGTPGQDRFWFLWDELSQGALGAVVLADTRRLEDCFPAVDYFEHRHIPFVVAVNCFTGSRTYGAHEVSRALDLDKGTPVVLCDARDRDSGKEVLIRLVEYAGRMHTARLLDSVG; encoded by the coding sequence ATGGTCTCCGAACACTCCGACGCCACGAGCGGTGAGACAGCCCTGGCGTTGAAGGTTCTTGTCGCCGGCGGATTCGGCGTGGGCAAGACCACCCTGGTGGGCGCGGTCAGTGAGATCAGGCCGCTGCGTACCGAGGAACTGCTGAGCGAGGCGGGCCAGTCGGTGGACGACACCGACGGGGTGGACCAGAAGGTCACGACGACCGTCGCCATGGACTTCGGCCGCATCACCATCAGGTCGGGCCTGTCGCTCTACCTCTTCGGCACGCCGGGCCAGGACCGGTTCTGGTTCCTGTGGGACGAACTGTCGCAAGGGGCCCTCGGAGCCGTCGTCCTCGCCGACACCCGGCGGCTGGAGGACTGCTTCCCCGCGGTGGACTACTTCGAGCACCGGCACATCCCCTTCGTGGTCGCCGTCAACTGCTTCACGGGCTCGCGGACGTACGGCGCGCACGAAGTGTCACGCGCCCTCGACCTCGACAAGGGAACGCCCGTGGTGCTCTGCGACGCCCGTGACCGCGACTCGGGGAAGGAGGTGCTGATACGTCTCGTCGAGTACGCCGGGCGGATGCACACCGCCCGGCTGCTCGACTCGGTCGGCTGA
- a CDS encoding PPOX class F420-dependent oxidoreductase — protein MAHKMTDEEWRAFVSNGTRTGKLSTVRADGSPHVAPIWFLLDGDDLVFNTSKTTVKGRNLARDGRVALCVDDDRPPYAYVILQGRARISEDLDELRLWAGRIGGRYMGEERAEEFGARNGVPGELLVRVRIEKVLAEGGLAN, from the coding sequence ATGGCACACAAGATGACCGATGAGGAATGGCGGGCCTTCGTCTCGAACGGCACCCGCACGGGCAAGTTGTCGACCGTCCGGGCCGATGGGAGCCCTCATGTGGCACCGATCTGGTTCCTGCTCGACGGGGACGACCTGGTATTCAACACGTCGAAGACCACTGTCAAGGGACGGAATCTGGCCCGCGACGGCCGCGTCGCCCTGTGTGTGGACGACGACCGGCCGCCGTACGCGTACGTCATCCTGCAGGGGCGCGCCCGGATCTCGGAGGACCTCGACGAACTCCGACTGTGGGCGGGGAGGATCGGAGGCCGTTACATGGGCGAGGAGCGGGCCGAGGAGTTCGGCGCCCGCAACGGCGTGCCCGGCGAACTCCTCGTACGCGTGAGGATCGAGAAGGTCCTCGCGGAAGGCGGCCTCGCGAACTGA
- a CDS encoding roadblock/LC7 domain-containing protein, whose protein sequence is MAENQGLGWLLDDLTQRVEHVRHALVLSNDGLVTGASTGLRREDAEHLAAVSSGLHSLAKGSGRHFGAGRVRQTMIEFDDAVLFVTAAGTGSCLCVLSAAEADIGQVAYEMTLLVNRVGEHLHVDARQPEHSSSIDL, encoded by the coding sequence ATGGCGGAAAACCAAGGACTTGGCTGGCTGCTGGACGACCTGACCCAGCGTGTGGAGCACGTACGACACGCGCTGGTGCTGTCGAACGACGGCCTGGTGACCGGGGCGAGCACGGGGCTCAGGCGGGAGGACGCCGAGCATCTCGCCGCCGTCTCCTCGGGCCTGCACAGCCTGGCCAAGGGGTCGGGCCGGCACTTCGGCGCGGGCCGGGTACGCCAGACGATGATCGAGTTCGACGACGCCGTGCTCTTCGTCACGGCGGCCGGCACAGGCAGCTGTCTGTGCGTGCTCAGCGCGGCGGAGGCCGACATCGGCCAGGTCGCGTACGAGATGACGCTGCTCGTCAACCGCGTCGGCGAACACCTCCACGTCGATGCCCGCCAGCCGGAACACTCGTCCTCGATAGACCTCTGA
- a CDS encoding DUF6397 family protein, which yields MSGNTITQSVTPSANTAAALLNATAVGANPAVATSARQTLAQSRAARELGLKRGEFDLAVRLGRIRTVPDEGGGGRRVARAEIDRVMSEDGFPDGLKERVKAVGTSEGAALMDVTAARFTRFARLGFVVPVKFYLNRYRAVVWLYLAEELRQFAEAEENAPLLNGRTPEGLRDQLDAGLDLRARNWRGRHVGFLLRQTEDPWARAAAVASLLDPAQVAEIVADPYERAYMSRFDPERTTHGAPDSPAAHVAARIMTAEDPDEISWLRSDLANTLQEARAHRRAPRPTPTPRTAPAVSRERTQLIEEQRQSIEERRHSGDAQQASVALWASDGLRPRDALRSADGRQSTGVRQQAEARRTIDEPECPRRLFGWLRRRNP from the coding sequence ATGTCCGGCAACACCATCACGCAGTCCGTCACGCCCAGCGCGAACACCGCTGCCGCTCTTCTGAACGCCACTGCCGTCGGCGCGAATCCGGCCGTCGCCACGTCGGCCCGGCAGACCCTCGCACAGAGCCGCGCGGCACGAGAGCTGGGGCTCAAACGAGGCGAGTTCGACCTCGCCGTACGACTCGGTCGCATCCGAACCGTCCCGGACGAAGGCGGCGGAGGCCGTCGCGTCGCCCGCGCGGAGATCGACCGGGTGATGTCCGAGGACGGGTTCCCGGACGGGTTGAAGGAACGCGTCAAGGCGGTCGGTACGTCGGAGGGCGCGGCTCTCATGGACGTGACGGCAGCCCGGTTCACGAGGTTCGCGCGCCTGGGCTTCGTGGTGCCCGTCAAGTTCTATCTGAACCGCTACAGGGCCGTCGTCTGGCTGTATCTGGCGGAGGAACTGCGGCAGTTCGCCGAGGCCGAGGAGAACGCTCCGCTGTTGAACGGGCGTACTCCCGAAGGGCTGCGCGACCAACTGGACGCGGGCCTGGACCTCAGGGCCCGGAACTGGCGAGGGCGCCATGTGGGCTTTCTGCTGCGGCAGACCGAGGACCCGTGGGCCCGTGCCGCGGCTGTGGCCTCACTGCTCGATCCCGCGCAGGTCGCGGAGATCGTCGCCGATCCGTACGAACGCGCCTACATGAGCCGCTTCGATCCGGAACGGACCACACACGGCGCTCCCGACTCGCCCGCCGCCCACGTCGCCGCACGGATCATGACGGCAGAGGACCCGGACGAGATCAGCTGGCTCCGGTCCGACTTGGCCAACACCCTGCAGGAGGCGCGGGCACACCGTCGGGCGCCACGACCGACACCGACCCCCCGGACCGCTCCGGCTGTGAGTCGGGAACGAACACAGCTGATCGAGGAGCAGCGGCAGTCGATCGAGGAGAGGCGGCATTCCGGCGACGCGCAGCAGGCGTCCGTGGCGCTCTGGGCGAGCGATGGGCTCCGGCCGCGCGACGCGCTCCGGTCGGCCGACGGACGGCAGTCGACAGGAGTGCGGCAACAGGCCGAGGCACGACGGACGATCGACGAACCGGAATGCCCTCGACGCCTCTTCGGCTGGCTGCGCCGCAGAAACCCCTGA
- a CDS encoding acyl-CoA thioesterase has translation MTNPAERLVDLLDLEQIEVNIFRGRSPQESLQRVFGGQVAGQALVAAGRTTDGERPVHSLHAYFLRPGRPGVPIVYQVERVRDGRSFTTRRVTAVQQGRTIFNLTASFHKPEEGSFEHQLPPAREVPDPESLPTVTQEIKEHLGALPETLERMARRQPFDIRYADRLRWTPEEIEHAEPRSAVWMRAVGPLGDDPLVHTCALTYASDMTLLDAVRIPVEPLWGQRGFDMASLDHAMWFHRPFRADEWFLYDQESPIATGGRGLARGRIYDLEGRLLVSVVQEGLFRKLEG, from the coding sequence ATGACGAATCCAGCGGAGCGACTCGTCGACCTGCTCGACCTGGAGCAGATCGAGGTCAACATCTTCCGTGGGCGCAGCCCGCAGGAGTCCCTGCAGCGGGTCTTCGGCGGGCAGGTGGCGGGCCAGGCCCTGGTCGCCGCCGGCCGCACCACGGACGGCGAACGCCCCGTGCACTCGCTGCACGCGTACTTCCTGCGCCCGGGCCGGCCGGGCGTGCCGATCGTGTACCAGGTCGAACGGGTCCGCGACGGCCGGTCGTTCACCACGCGTCGCGTCACCGCCGTGCAGCAGGGCCGCACGATCTTCAATCTGACCGCCTCCTTTCACAAGCCTGAGGAAGGGAGCTTCGAGCACCAGCTGCCGCCGGCGCGTGAGGTCCCGGATCCCGAGTCGCTCCCGACCGTCACTCAGGAGATCAAGGAGCATCTGGGTGCGCTCCCCGAGACGTTGGAGCGCATGGCCAGGCGCCAGCCCTTCGACATCCGCTACGCGGACCGGCTGCGCTGGACGCCCGAGGAGATCGAGCACGCCGAACCGCGCAGTGCCGTGTGGATGCGTGCCGTCGGTCCTCTGGGCGACGACCCTCTGGTCCACACCTGCGCGCTCACCTACGCGAGCGACATGACGCTTCTGGACGCCGTCCGTATCCCGGTGGAACCCCTCTGGGGCCAGCGCGGTTTCGACATGGCGTCCCTGGATCACGCGATGTGGTTCCATCGGCCGTTCCGTGCCGACGAGTGGTTCCTGTACGACCAGGAGTCGCCGATCGCGACGGGTGGCCGAGGGCTGGCCCGGGGCCGGATCTACGACCTGGAGGGACGTCTGCTCGTCTCTGTCGTCCAGGAGGGACTGTTCCGCAAGCTGGAGGGCTGA
- a CDS encoding DEAD/DEAH box helicase yields MTLIDQLPKTADPDALYEAFESWAGERGLTLYPHQEEALIEVVSGANVIVSTPTGSGKSMIAAGAHFAALARDEVTFYTAPIKALVSEKFFELCKMFGTENVGMLTGDASVNSDAPVICCTAEVLASIALRDGKRADVGQVVMDEFHFYAEGDRGWAWQIPILELPQAQFILMSATLGDVSMFEEDLTRRTGRPTAVVRSATRPVPLSYEYKLTPLTETLTELLETKQAPVYIVHFTQAQAVERAQALMSINMCTREEKDQIAELIGNFRFTTKFGRNLSRYVRHGIGVHHAGMLPKYRRLVEKLAQAGLLKVICGTDTLGVGVNVPIRTVLFTALTKYDGTRVRTLRAREFHQIAGRAGRAGFDTAGFVVAQAPEHVVENEKALAKAGDDPKKRRKVVRKKAPEGFVAWTENTFAKLISSDPEPLTSRFRVTHTMLLSVIARPGNAFAAMRHLLEDNHEPRKQQLRHIRRAIAIYRSLLDGGVVEKLDEPDAEGRIVRLTVDLQQDFALNQPLSTFALASFELLDPESPSYALDMVSVVESTLDDPRQILAAQQNKARGEAVAAMKADGVEYEDRMERLQDVSYPKPLEELLFHAYDTYRKSHPWVGDHPLSPKSVIRDMYERAMSFTEFVSYYELARTEGIVLRYLASAYKALDHTVPDDLKSDDLEDLIAWLGEMVRQVDSSLLDEWEQLANPEVMTAEEAQERADQVKPVTANARAFRVLVRNAMFRRVELAALDHVGELGEMDGESGWDADAWGEAMDKYWDEYDDLGTGPDARGPKLLLIEEEPQNGLWRVRQAFADPNGDHDWGISAEIDLAASDAEGRAIVKVTDVGQL; encoded by the coding sequence GTGACCCTTATCGATCAGCTGCCGAAGACCGCAGATCCCGACGCCCTCTACGAAGCCTTCGAGTCGTGGGCCGGGGAACGCGGTCTCACGCTCTACCCCCACCAGGAGGAGGCGCTGATCGAGGTGGTTTCGGGCGCGAACGTGATCGTTTCGACGCCCACCGGTTCCGGCAAGAGCATGATCGCCGCGGGTGCGCATTTCGCGGCGCTCGCCCGGGACGAGGTCACCTTCTACACGGCGCCGATCAAGGCTCTCGTCTCGGAGAAGTTCTTCGAACTGTGCAAGATGTTCGGCACCGAGAACGTCGGCATGCTGACCGGCGACGCGTCCGTGAACTCCGACGCGCCGGTCATCTGCTGCACCGCCGAGGTCCTGGCATCCATCGCGCTGCGCGACGGCAAGCGGGCCGATGTCGGCCAGGTCGTGATGGACGAGTTCCACTTCTACGCCGAGGGCGACCGCGGCTGGGCCTGGCAGATCCCGATCCTCGAACTGCCGCAGGCCCAGTTCATCCTGATGTCGGCGACGCTCGGCGACGTCTCGATGTTCGAGGAGGACCTGACCCGGCGCACCGGGCGTCCCACCGCGGTCGTCCGCTCGGCGACCCGGCCCGTGCCCCTCTCCTACGAGTACAAACTGACGCCGCTCACGGAGACGCTCACCGAGCTTCTGGAGACCAAGCAGGCGCCCGTCTACATCGTGCACTTCACGCAGGCCCAGGCCGTGGAGCGGGCGCAGGCGCTGATGAGCATCAACATGTGCACGCGTGAGGAGAAGGACCAGATCGCCGAGCTGATCGGCAACTTCCGCTTCACCACCAAGTTCGGCCGCAATCTCTCCCGCTACGTACGGCACGGCATCGGTGTGCACCACGCCGGCATGCTGCCCAAGTACCGGCGTCTGGTGGAGAAGCTGGCGCAGGCCGGTCTGCTGAAGGTCATCTGCGGCACGGACACCCTCGGTGTCGGCGTCAACGTCCCCATCCGCACCGTGCTGTTCACGGCTCTGACGAAGTACGACGGCACCCGGGTGCGGACGCTGCGCGCACGGGAGTTCCACCAGATCGCGGGCCGTGCCGGACGGGCGGGCTTCGACACGGCGGGCTTCGTCGTGGCGCAGGCTCCCGAGCATGTCGTGGAGAACGAGAAGGCCCTCGCCAAGGCGGGCGACGACCCGAAGAAGCGTCGCAAGGTGGTGCGCAAGAAGGCGCCTGAAGGCTTCGTCGCCTGGACGGAGAACACGTTCGCGAAACTGATCTCGTCCGACCCGGAGCCGCTGACCTCCCGCTTCCGGGTCACGCACACGATGCTTCTCTCGGTGATCGCCCGGCCCGGCAACGCCTTCGCCGCGATGCGGCATCTGCTGGAGGACAACCACGAGCCGCGCAAGCAGCAACTGCGGCACATCCGGCGGGCGATCGCCATCTACCGCTCGCTCCTCGACGGCGGCGTCGTGGAGAAGCTCGACGAGCCGGACGCCGAGGGGCGCATCGTGCGGCTCACCGTCGACCTGCAGCAGGACTTCGCCCTCAACCAGCCGCTGTCGACCTTCGCGCTGGCCTCGTTCGAGCTCCTGGATCCCGAGTCGCCTTCGTACGCCCTGGACATGGTGTCCGTCGTGGAGTCCACGCTGGACGATCCTCGGCAGATCCTCGCCGCCCAGCAGAACAAGGCCCGCGGCGAGGCCGTCGCGGCGATGAAGGCGGACGGCGTCGAGTACGAGGACCGCATGGAGCGGCTCCAGGACGTGTCGTACCCCAAGCCGCTGGAAGAGCTGCTCTTCCACGCGTACGACACCTACCGCAAGAGCCATCCGTGGGTGGGCGACCATCCCCTCTCCCCGAAGTCCGTCATCCGTGACATGTACGAACGGGCCATGTCCTTCACGGAGTTCGTGTCCTACTACGAGCTTGCCCGCACCGAGGGCATCGTCCTCCGTTACCTGGCAAGTGCCTACAAGGCCCTCGACCACACCGTCCCCGACGACCTGAAGTCGGACGACCTGGAGGACCTGATCGCCTGGCTCGGCGAGATGGTGCGTCAGGTCGACTCCAGTCTCCTCGACGAGTGGGAGCAACTCGCCAACCCGGAGGTGATGACGGCCGAGGAGGCCCAGGAGAGGGCCGACCAGGTCAAACCGGTCACCGCCAATGCTCGCGCCTTCCGGGTGCTCGTCCGCAACGCCATGTTCCGCCGCGTCGAGCTCGCCGCCCTCGACCATGTCGGGGAACTCGGCGAGATGGACGGCGAGTCCGGCTGGGACGCCGACGCCTGGGGCGAGGCGATGGACAAGTACTGGGACGAGTACGACGACCTCGGTACCGGCCCCGACGCGCGCGGGCCCAAGTTGCTGCTCATCGAGGAGGAGCCGCAGAACGGACTGTGGCGCGTTCGCCAGGCCTTCGCCGACCCGAACGGCGATCACGACTGGGGCATCAGCGCGGAGATCGACCTCGCGGCCTCGGACGCCGAGGGCCGTGCCATCGTCAAGGTCACCGACGTCGGCCAGTTGTGA
- a CDS encoding metal-dependent hydrolase yields the protein MMGPAHSLSGAAAWLGVGAAAAATGHTMPWPVLLVGALICAGAALAPDLDHKAATISRAFGPVSRGLCEIVDKLSYAVYKGTKKAGDPRRSGGHRTLTHTWLWAVLIGAGASAIAITGGRWGVLALLFVHIVLAIEGLLWRATRGSSADILVWLLAATSAWILAGVLDKPGNGADWLFTAPGQEYLWLGLPILLGALVHDIGDALTVSGCPILWPIPVGRKRWYPIGPPKALRFRAGSWVELKVLMPAFMLLGGVGCAAALNFI from the coding sequence ATGATGGGACCAGCACACTCACTGTCGGGAGCGGCGGCCTGGCTGGGCGTCGGAGCCGCGGCGGCCGCCACGGGACACACGATGCCCTGGCCGGTCCTCCTGGTCGGCGCGCTGATCTGCGCGGGCGCGGCACTCGCCCCGGATCTGGACCACAAGGCGGCGACCATCTCGCGGGCCTTCGGACCCGTCTCGCGAGGGCTGTGCGAGATCGTCGACAAGCTTTCCTACGCCGTCTACAAGGGGACGAAGAAGGCGGGCGACCCGCGTCGCTCCGGCGGGCACCGCACTCTGACGCACACCTGGCTGTGGGCGGTGCTGATCGGTGCGGGAGCCTCGGCCATCGCGATCACGGGAGGCCGCTGGGGGGTCCTGGCGCTCCTCTTCGTGCACATAGTGCTCGCGATCGAGGGGCTGCTCTGGCGGGCGACGCGCGGCTCCAGCGCCGACATCCTCGTGTGGCTGCTGGCCGCGACGAGTGCCTGGATCCTCGCGGGAGTACTGGACAAGCCCGGCAACGGCGCCGACTGGCTGTTCACGGCGCCGGGCCAGGAGTACCTGTGGCTCGGACTGCCGATCCTGCTCGGCGCGCTGGTGCACGACATCGGGGACGCGTTGACGGTGTCGGGCTGCCCGATCCTGTGGCCGATCCCGGTCGGCCGCAAGCGCTGGTACCCGATCGGACCGCCCAAGGCGCTGCGGTTCCGGGCGGGCAGCTGGGTCGAGCTGAAGGTCCTGATGCCGGCGTTCATGTTGCTCGGCGGAGTGGGCTGCGCGGCCGCTCTCAACTTCATCTGA
- a CDS encoding type B 50S ribosomal protein L31 yields MQQDKQPDYHPVVFRDRAAGYAFLTRSTATSDRTIDWDDGETYPVVDVEISSESHPFYTGKARTVDTEGRVAQFEKRYGSGNQGQAPSGGDAA; encoded by the coding sequence ATGCAGCAGGACAAGCAGCCCGACTACCACCCCGTGGTCTTCCGTGACCGCGCCGCCGGATACGCCTTCCTCACCCGGTCCACCGCGACCAGCGACCGGACGATCGACTGGGACGACGGCGAGACGTACCCCGTCGTGGACGTGGAGATCTCCTCCGAGAGCCACCCCTTCTACACGGGCAAGGCCCGGACCGTGGACACGGAGGGCCGGGTCGCCCAATTCGAGAAGCGGTACGGGAGCGGAAACCAGGGGCAGGCGCCGAGCGGGGGCGACGCGGCCTGA
- a CDS encoding DUF5709 domain-containing protein gives MDSADGWGDDVYQPDGSEVQDDAGLLDAEDTLESDGVNDPLDRGWSPPERPWAVERNDVTAAERHRGETLDERLLEEVPELAAPDGDGIGDCPDSDGEPLDNEVGDLRSGRLVAPNEGAHEDGESGLIATDVGIDGAAASAEEAAMHIVDEDSPYG, from the coding sequence GTGGACAGCGCCGACGGTTGGGGAGACGACGTCTACCAGCCCGACGGATCCGAGGTTCAGGACGACGCGGGGCTGCTCGACGCCGAGGACACCCTGGAATCCGACGGCGTGAACGATCCTCTGGACCGGGGCTGGTCACCGCCGGAGCGACCGTGGGCGGTGGAGCGCAACGACGTGACCGCTGCCGAGCGCCATCGCGGCGAGACCCTGGACGAGCGCCTCCTGGAAGAGGTCCCGGAGCTCGCGGCACCGGACGGTGACGGCATCGGAGACTGCCCGGACTCGGACGGGGAGCCCTTGGACAACGAGGTGGGCGACCTCCGCTCCGGCCGTCTCGTGGCGCCGAACGAAGGAGCGCACGAGGATGGCGAGAGCGGTCTGATCGCCACCGACGTGGGCATCGACGGCGCCGCTGCCTCGGCGGAAGAGGCCGCCATGCACATCGTCGACGAGGACTCCCCGTACGGCTGA
- a CDS encoding ABC transporter ATP-binding protein gives MIGVAPPAYDPAAPTTAETLPVGAPATVRAYVTELFQRHRRAFLLLITVNTVAVIASMVGPYLLGSLVQRVADGTAAARELHMERTAALFVLALVVQAVFVRQVRLRGAMLGERMLADLREDFLVRSVRLPPGVLERAGTGDLLSRITTDIDRLANAMREAVPQLAIGVVWVALLLGGLAVTAPPLAPAVLVAVPILVVGCRWYFKRAPSGYRSEAAGYAAVAAVLSETVDAGRTIEAHRLSERRIGLSDRRVQEWTAWERYTLWLRSVLFPVINLTHVTVLGSVLMIGGYFVLQGWIGVGQLTTGALIAQMLVDPVGLILRWYDELQVAQVSLARLVGVRDIEPDAGDASLAPDGRDVHADRVHFGYREGVDVLRKVTLEVAPGTRLALVGPSGAGKSTLGRLLAGIYAPRTGRITLGGAELSRMSAERVRSHVALVNQEHHVFVGALRDNLLLARTEADDAELWAALGAVDADGWARALDDGLDTEVGSGGLALTPAQAQQIALARLVLADPHTLVLDEATSLLDPRAARHLERSLARVLDGRTVVAIAHRLHTAHDADVIAVVENGRISELGSHDQLVAADGAYAALWRSWHG, from the coding sequence ATGATCGGCGTGGCGCCACCGGCCTACGACCCGGCCGCCCCGACGACCGCAGAGACCCTGCCCGTCGGCGCCCCCGCGACCGTACGCGCCTACGTGACCGAACTGTTCCAACGGCACCGCCGTGCCTTCCTGCTGCTCATCACCGTCAACACGGTCGCCGTCATCGCCTCGATGGTGGGCCCCTACCTGCTGGGTTCGCTCGTCCAGCGCGTCGCCGACGGAACCGCCGCGGCACGCGAACTGCACATGGAGCGCACCGCCGCGCTGTTCGTCCTCGCCCTCGTCGTCCAGGCCGTGTTCGTACGTCAGGTGCGGCTGCGGGGCGCGATGCTCGGCGAGCGGATGCTGGCCGACCTGCGCGAGGACTTCCTCGTACGGTCGGTGAGGCTGCCGCCGGGTGTCCTGGAGCGGGCCGGAACGGGGGATCTGCTGTCCCGGATCACCACGGACATCGACCGGCTGGCCAACGCCATGCGCGAGGCCGTGCCGCAGCTGGCCATCGGTGTGGTGTGGGTGGCGCTGCTGCTCGGCGGGCTCGCCGTGACCGCGCCGCCGCTCGCGCCCGCCGTGCTGGTCGCCGTCCCGATCCTGGTGGTCGGCTGCCGCTGGTACTTCAAGCGCGCTCCGTCCGGCTACCGCTCCGAGGCCGCCGGTTACGCCGCCGTGGCCGCCGTGCTCTCGGAGACCGTGGACGCGGGCCGCACCATCGAGGCGCATCGCCTGAGCGAGCGCCGCATCGGACTGTCGGACCGGCGGGTCCAGGAGTGGACCGCCTGGGAGCGGTACACCCTGTGGCTGCGCTCGGTGCTCTTCCCGGTCATCAACCTCACCCACGTCACGGTCCTCGGCTCGGTCCTGATGATCGGCGGGTACTTCGTCCTCCAGGGCTGGATCGGGGTGGGGCAGCTGACGACGGGCGCCCTGATCGCGCAGATGCTCGTCGATCCGGTGGGCCTGATCCTGCGCTGGTACGACGAGCTCCAGGTGGCCCAGGTCTCGCTGGCCCGGCTGGTCGGCGTCCGCGACATCGAGCCGGACGCCGGTGACGCGTCCCTGGCCCCCGACGGACGGGACGTGCACGCCGACCGGGTGCACTTCGGCTACCGCGAGGGCGTCGACGTGCTGCGCAAGGTCACCCTGGAGGTCGCGCCCGGCACCCGGCTGGCCCTGGTCGGTCCGTCCGGCGCGGGCAAGTCCACGCTGGGCAGGCTGCTCGCCGGAATCTACGCACCCCGTACCGGCCGGATCACGCTGGGCGGCGCCGAGCTGTCCCGGATGTCCGCCGAACGGGTCCGCTCCCATGTGGCGCTGGTCAACCAGGAACACCACGTGTTCGTGGGCGCCCTGCGCGACAACCTGCTCCTCGCCCGCACGGAAGCCGACGACGCCGAGCTGTGGGCCGCCCTCGGCGCGGTCGACGCCGACGGCTGGGCGCGGGCGCTGGACGACGGTCTGGACACCGAGGTCGGCTCGGGCGGGCTGGCCCTCACTCCGGCCCAGGCGCAGCAGATCGCGCTCGCCCGGCTGGTGCTCGCCGATCCGCACACGCTGGTCCTGGACGAGGCCACCTCGCTCCTCGACCCGCGCGCGGCCCGGCATCTGGAGCGCTCCCTGGCCCGGGTCCTGGACGGCCGCACCGTGGTCGCCATCGCGCATCGGCTGCACACCGCCCACGACGCGGACGTCATCGCGGTCGTCGAGAACGGCCGCATCAGCGAGCTGGGCAGTCATGATCAACTGGTCGCCGCAGACGGCGCGTACGCGGCACTGTGGCGGTCCTGGCACGGGTGA